GGCTGCCTGTGGCAGCAGCGGCTCCAGCTCGGACGGCAAGGCCGACGGGCCGGTCACCCTCACCTACTGGGACACGTCGAACGCCACCAACGAGGCGCCGAACTACCAGGAACTCGTGAAGAAGTTCGAGGCTGCCAACCCGAACATCAAGGTCAACTTCGTCAACGTCCCGTTCGACCAGGCGCAGAACAAGCTGCAGACCGCCATGGGAGCCAAGGGCGCTCCGGACGCCTTCCGCTCCGAGGTCGGCTGGACCGCCGCCTTCGCCAAGGCCGGCTACCTGGAGCCGCTGGACGGCACCCCCGCCGCCGCCGACACCTCCGCCTTCCAGCCCAGCCTGCTCCAGCAGGCCAAGTACGACGGCAAGCTCTACGGCGTCCCGCTGGTCACCGACACCCTCGGCCTGCTCTACAACAAGGAGCTGTTCACCAAGGCCGGGATCACCGACGCCCCCAAGACCTGGGATGAGCTGAAGACCGACGCCGCCGCAATCAAGGACAAGGCCGGCGTGGACGGCTTCTGGTTGAAGGCCGCCGACGGCTACTACGCGATGCCGTTCCTGTTCGGCGAGGGCACCGACACCGTCGACGCCGCGGGCAAGAAGATCACCATCACCTCGCCCGAGGCCGCCAAGGGCATCGAGACCTACAAGTCGATGTT
The nucleotide sequence above comes from Streptomyces kaniharaensis. Encoded proteins:
- a CDS encoding extracellular solute-binding protein, with the translated sequence MRRGIAASALVVALAVSMAACGSSGSSSDGKADGPVTLTYWDTSNATNEAPNYQELVKKFEAANPNIKVNFVNVPFDQAQNKLQTAMGAKGAPDAFRSEVGWTAAFAKAGYLEPLDGTPAAADTSAFQPSLLQQAKYDGKLYGVPLVTDTLGLLYNKELFTKAGITDAPKTWDELKTDAAAIKDKAGVDGFWLKAADGYYAMPFLFGEGTDTVDAAGKKITITSPEAAKGIETYKSMFTSPGMAKADVTTDAYAHMMDAFNSGKVAAIIQGPWEITNIYKGSAFADKKNLGIAAVPAGSSGKAGAPTGGHNISVYAGADAAHKAAAEKFAAFMTSAESQAFIAQKNSTLPTRSDAFTPDVKADPGIAGFQAVLPSAKPRPELPEYSSLFASLGTNLGKAVQGTSTQDALNTVATDYAKLLPGFAK